Proteins encoded by one window of Musa acuminata AAA Group cultivar baxijiao chromosome BXJ2-9, Cavendish_Baxijiao_AAA, whole genome shotgun sequence:
- the LOC103974704 gene encoding amino-acid permease BAT1 homolog: MARKEEEEELGERNGSARIDIRSATPADSGHARLHQLGYKQELKRDLSVLSNFAFSFSIISVLTGITTLYNTGLRFGGTVTMTYGWFVAGIFTMSVGLSMAEICSSYPTSGGLYYWSARLSGKQWAPFASWMTGWFNIVGQWAVTTSVDFSLAQLLQVIILLSTGGNNGGGYFASKYVVIGFHGGILLVHAIINSLPISWLSFVGQLAAAWNVIGVFVLMILIPTVATERSSARFVFTHFNTQNDAGIHSKLYIFVLGLLMSQYTLTGYDASAHMTEETKSADKNGPKGIISSIGISIVVGWAYLLGITFAVTNIPDLLSIDNDAGGYAIAEVFYLAFKNRYGTGVGGIICLGVVAVAIFFCGMSSVTSNSRMAYAFSRDGAMPLSSFWHRVNRQEVPINAVWLSALVSFCMALTSLGSLVAFQAMVSIATIGLYVAYAMPIFFRITLARNSFVAGPFSLGRYGVMVGWVAVLWVATITVLFSLPVAYPITKDTLNYTPVAVGGLLILTVGSWLLSARHWFKGPITNINT; the protein is encoded by the exons ATGGcccggaaggaggaggaggaggagttggggGAGCGTAATGGATCCGCCAGGATTGACATCAGGAGCGCTACTCCTGCCGACTCCGGCCATGCCCGGCTGCACCAGCTCGGCTACAAGCAGGAACTCAAGCGTGATCTCTC AGTGCTGTCCAACTTCGCCTTCTCCTTCTCCATCATCTCCGTGCTCACCGGCATCACTACACTGTACAACACCGGCCTCCGGTTCGGCGGGACGGTCACCATGACCTACGGCTGGTTCGTGGCGGGGATCTTCACCATGTCCGTGGGGCTCTCCATGGCGGAGATCTGCTCGTCGTACCCCACGTCCGGCGGCCTCTACTACTGGAGCGCCAGGCTCTCAGGGAAGCAATGGGCGCCCTTCGCGTCATGGATGACCGGCTG GTTCAACATTGTAGGCCAG TGGGCTGTTACAACCAGTGTAGACTTCTCATTAGCTCAATTGCTTCAAGTAATTATCCTGCTCAGCACTGGTGGAAACAATGGAGGAGGATACTTCGCTTCCAAATATGTAGTCATTGGTTTCCATGGGGGCATTCTCTTAGTCCATGCCATAATAAACAGtcttcctatatcttggttatcaTTCGTTGGACAGTTAGCTGCTGCATGGAACGTAATAG GTGTTTTTGTACTTATGATCCTCATACCTACCGTTGCTACCGAAAGATCCAGTGCCAGATTTGTCTTCACTCATTTCAACACCCAAAATGATGCTGGAATCCACAGCAAACTTTACATCTTTGTTTTAGGACTTTTGATGAGCCAATACACATTGACAGGATATGATGCATCTGCTCATATG ACAGAGGAAACGAAATCTGCAGACAAGAACGGCCCGAAAGGAATCATTAGCTCCATCGGCATATCGATCGTCGTCGGCTGGGCTTACCTGCTCGGAATCACATTTGCAGTCACCAACATTCCCGACCTCTTGAGCATTGACAATGATGCTGGAGGTTATGCCATTGCTGAGGTATTCTATCTGGCCTTCAAGAACAGATATGGCACGGGCGTTGGGGGAATCATTTGCTTGGGAGTTGTGGCCGTCGCCATATTTTTCTGTGGCATGAGCTCAGTGACAAGCAACTCCAG GATGGCGTACGCCTTCTCGCGAGATGGAGCGATGCCTCTGTCCTCGTTTTGGCACCGAGTGAACCGACAAGAGGTCCCCATCAACGCGGTTTGGCTCTCTGCTTTGGTCTCCTTCTGCATGGCACTGACG TCTCTGGGAAGCTTGGTGGCGTTCCAAGCGATGGTGTCGATCGCCACCATCGGGCTTTACGTTGCGTACGCGATGCCAATCTTCTTCAGGATCACGCTGGCACGCAACTCCTTCGTTGCAGGGCCCTTCAGCCTCGGTCGATATGGCGTGATGGTGGGTTGGGTTGCTGTTCTTTGGGTGGCGACCATCACGGTCCTCTTCTCCTTGCCGGTTGCGTACCCCATCACGAAGGACACTCTCAACTACACCCCGGTGGCGGTCGGCGGCCTGCTCATCCTCACCGTGGGATCATGGCTGCTGAGCGCAAGACACTGGTTCAAGGGGCCCATCACAAACATCAACACTTGA